From Daucus carota subsp. sativus chromosome 6, DH1 v3.0, whole genome shotgun sequence:
AGTTACCCTGGTGACAATATACAAGTTTGTGCGAGGCAGAAATAACATTCGATTTATTAAACTACTAGTCGCGCGGGATCCTGATTTTTCTGCTACATTAGGATTTGCAGATGAGCGGCCGGAAAAATCCAAACAATATCCATGCTTTCTGATACGATGCACCTGTTAATGTTGCATGTTTTTTCACTCAACTTTAAGCACTTAACCTTTTATTATCATCAAACGTACATCCAGAGAAATATCTGCTGTGTGTTATGAGCAGAGGACTAGAGATCAATATCGAACCTGGTGCAAATATTTTGCTAAGAAAATTATGTTGTTTTTGGTTATATGATGAATGAATTAATGAAATGAACTCTAAACTATGTTATTTTTATGGACAATCATTTCTTCGTTTAGTTTATTTCCTCGTTTCATTTCCAACATTATATACCACATATCGCACCGAGAAAAAAAATGCTTCTTTCTCACATACTCATTTGTTTTCCAAATCCCATCCTAACAAGTTCGCACTtatcttaaaaaatttcaaaactttaCTCCCAACTCTCTAACTTTTTCAGTTATCGTTACTTATTTCATTTCATCACATTCCGATGTCTTCAACtaaacactaatattatatCTCTAAACTTTATGTAAATACAATTGTGAATATTCCGACCAGTATTATAAAAAACGCAAATCGGTTGTCACTGACGTAGGCACCTTCAGCTTAAGTGGTCAAGCAGACGCTTAAGCGGGTCTGTAAGCggattaatatatatctaaatatgaAGTTTTAATAttaactagcttataacccgtgcaatgcacgggctgttaacatatttgttattttattatatatattttaaagttacctaattttattgtaaaaataaaattatgatagaataacatggtttaataaattttttacttaatagttggataaattcttcatagttaagtccgtcaaatggctaattgaaaattaggtcgaacatatatattttaatgagaatgttaaaatattttttttacatgttataatttaaggtggcctataaactcagatataaactaaccaatcaacctttgatatttcgttattaataattaataatatggtataaaacatacgcatgaaaccaaatacctccccatcatactaacctaaatttaatgttttggtttaattgataataaaaaatatactataacatgttataaattcaagagctccgtgggtcgaataccaaacgattcaccaaactcaactaacCGACCAACcaagtgaatttttatttttggctttaatagtgtaataatatatagtatatgacagatttgtaatatttcttttaatatgagatcattagagtatttaaaaataatgttattaatgtattttggttgaataatatcacatgttatttattaataattataatgatattatatttttatatatatggcgcccgtgttaattgtaaaaactcagtttttttagttagaaaatctaaaaaagataaagcgttttgattaaaaagacaattactatgttgctcgatattattttagaagattgagttttttttatctaaaaaatatataaaagataatttattttagttaaaaagaataattggttatatatatagatacgcccgtacttcggcccaagtaccgaccgcccgaccaatataataatactccctctattttttattatttgacttttagacttttggcacacatctttacgtataaatatgtcgcccatgtccgtattaattgtaaaaaattaatttttagttggaaaatttataaaaagataatatattttagttaaaaaagtaattaccatgtttctcaatgttattttagaagattgagttttttagccaaaaatataaaaaagtaatatatttcaattaaaaggattatctggttatatagataggcccgtactatggcccaaattaaaaagaataattggttatatagatagacccagaataattggttatatagataggcccgtattttgacccaagtactgacctaccaaacttttaatgtttcagttttaaaaggattattattaattggttatatagataggcccgtactttgacccaaattaaaaagaataattatttatataaataggcccagaataattggttatatagataggcccaagtaccgaccgaccgaccaaacttttaatgtttcggctttaatagtatagtatagatatatttaaaaataaaattatgatgtgataaaaatttaaatttataatattcttataaaatatttttaaattttttaatataattaaatttatattagaaaaaatttaatattttaaaattaaaaattagcaaGTTAACATCGTTTTGACCGCTTATTCCACTTAATCCGCTAAATAATTCGCTTAATCTTGAAACACACTTTATAACCCGTTTGGTACAAAATCGAAGCGTTTTAGACCGAATCCATTTaggcggccgcttaatgcgcGTTTTAGACCACTCATTACAACCGGACACTACAATAAAGGAGAAGCAAAAGCATGACAATTTAGCCCTGGATATCAGAGTTGGTCACAGTGCAATAAAGGAGAAGCTTGATAGCGAAGATTTACTACAAAATGAATTTACAAGAAAGGAATCAGCTGAGGGGATCAAGATCCAGAAGGGGGAAGATAATGTGCTAAACCTACGCAGTACCGAAAAATTGTAGGTTGGTTCTTGACATGACTGGAAGTAGCTTTTAGTACATTCCGATCATCCTGGGATTTTGCAGGAAAAACCTGGTCTCATGGTTCGATGAATCAACAAGGAATTTGGGGCTTACAGATATGTTACCGCCATTACTTCTAGTTCTACTATGCACTGAAAAACTAAGATCTGTTTGATCTGTTCGTCAAATTATCATACTTGTTCTGTGCCTGATAGAACAGAGAAAACAATGTGTATGCTATTATAGCGTGTTCCAGGCAGTGAAAATATGGCATAGATAGCTGGGAGTCCTCTACAAATTTATGAAATCTACGAAGTCACTGAAATCCATCAAAGTATATATAATCCATTAACATAGAATAGAATTAAAGAAAACCTAAAAGTTCTAATACAATTTTACAGACTCTTTTAACACTGTTGATCATCAAAAATATGACCTCGCCAGTGTAACTGTGGCATATGCTATGTGTTATAAACATATCTTATAACCAAACTTGGTACAGATAGTTTAATGCAGTCTATTATTTCATGCAGTTGGATTTATCATTTAGCTCTGTTTTACTTTAAACTAGAAATTCCCCCGCCTATAGATTTATCATATAATCACAAAAGAAAACATCATATATTTTGCACCTCAGGCTGACAAGAACTGATACAAATGATACAAACGATACATAAAAATTACATAGGGAAATATACCCATTAAAATGATATAGAAGAATGCAACACAAAACAGTCTCTCAGACTCTGAACAACTTGCacaacaaatttaaaagaaagtgtaaagtATAGACCACCCAAAGGAATGTTCAAGGAGTGTTTGAGTGAGGGAAAGGGATAGTTGGGATGTGCATGTCCTTTGGCAGAGTTGGAAGCATTGGCTTGGGAAGCTCAGGAACTACAGGCAGATGAGGCAGCTCAGGGACTTGTGGTAGTTCAGGTTTTGTAAAAGTTGGTAACTCGGGTTTTGGCAGAGTTGGGACATGAGGCAACGGCGGAAGTTCCATCTTAGGCAATTGTGGGAGTTCAGGTTTTGGAAGTTCAACCTTTGGCAGTGATGGTAATTCAGGTTTCGGAAGTTCAACCTTTGGCAGTGATGGTAATTCAGGTTTCGGAAGCTCAGGCAAGGTTGTCTCAGAGAGGCGGCGAGCCTCCACTTCTGTGCTACACATTGATGTCAGTGTGACAACTAAGAGCAGTAAAAGAGTTAATGAATAGTATGTGCTAAAATATGAACTAGCCATCTTTTGGGTAGCAACAGTAGCAGTTGATACGGAGGAAGCAATTTGTTTTAAGCTTGGTTGAGGATGTCTCCGAGTTAGTTTAGTTAGGCTTATATATAGGTAATGGTTCAGAGAAGTTGCAACTTTTTAAGACTAAGGTATGGTTTGGTGGGAAGATTTGTACATTAGTAGCTGAACTACTTCAAATTCATATCCAAATGGCTTCTTCTCATTGACTTTTCAAGTTTTCATACTGTTAGATGTGCATCGACTTATAGATAAAAGCAATGTAGTATACACATACATTAATAGTTTATATGGGAACTACAGTATTAAGCATGGAAATTTCATGTTTTTTGCAGGGTGGTACTTAGTAAATACCTTGTGTAACAGTAGCACATCCAGTTCAACTAATCAACCTGAAGTCCTCCAGGATGCCATACAGAGCTTTACAAGCGAGAACAGACCCGCTGCCTCAATGTGACTGATTAGGCTAAATTGTCCAAGGATCTAATTGCCTTACCTCTTCAGCTCCCCATCTGTTAGTCAGATAAGATGTGTATGAATCCCTGTTCCTCAGACTAGATATAAATATTACTTGAAAGAGAAAAGCGTATATGCGGAACCTTGTATAACAACATATATTTGctttaatatttgaaactgaTCGATTTAAGTATTTTAATTAGCGTCTCCAATTAAGATTTACAACAAGAGTCAATTGTGTAGTATTAGTGTTATGTACATAATATACAACAGCCAGCAAGCAATTACAACAATGATACAACAATATTATTCAGCTCCAAAATTCCCTGCTTCTGATTGCGTATCTACCACTAACGTTCTTCGGGCTATTACTTTGGTAATCAAGTTGCCATTTCTCAAATGTACAGTTGACAAAATCGTAGTATCCACCATGAATAGAAAGCACCCCTTTAGACACCCTTTCTGCTATCCATGGATAAGAGAGCAAATTTGACAGCGAATGGTTGATTGATACCTAAACAAACCAAATATAGATAAAAACTCATTATTAactataaacaatatttttatgtGTTCCATGCTTTGTAAATATGTAACACAACCTCCACCGATGATGAGAAAATGACTTGTAATTTGCCCAGATACTTTAGTGAGAGGTCAGTAATGCGGAGTGCAAAAAGGATATTTGCAGTGTAAAGAATGAATGTGCTCATTTATACAGCATACACATGGTCTGCAGGTATTAAGGCAGGAATCAAATTACTAATTTCATCTTCACCCGGCCACAACTAGTTAATAGTGAACTTCAGAAGCCTGAGTTTTGTGAAATGCAAGACCAATTCAAGTAACACCATAGTTGCAAAGCATCATCGTCTGTCTGTTTAAAGTCCGTTTTAAACAAAGGATACTATGCAGTTTGTTCACACGACAATTTGAAGCTTAACATATATGGTGATAACTGACCAtgataatttgaaaattaactCACTAAGCTAGTACCTACGTGTCCAAACAATGTTTTATAGTGATAATTCTTCTCTTAGAATTGAATATGCAAAATAACTAGCGTAGGAATATTTCAGTTGCAGATGCAAATAGCTTTATGGATTAATTGTAGCCCTTTAATTAAAAAGCAGATCTAATCATCCCTCAAGCTCTCTGCATTAGATTATTTAAACAGAATCTTGAACTAAAATGCTAAAAGCACAGTTAATTACCTTCTCACAGTGTTTACACTGCAGGTCAAAGCTGAGATCCGAAGCAACAGCCTTTGTGCTTAACTTTGCATTTTTCCCAGTTATTACCCAGCTATTAGTGAAGCTACTGGAATAGAAATaacataagaaaaaaaataaaaactttatcAGAAGTTATAATCTTCTCTACAATGCAGAGATAGGAATAGTAAACAGACACTATACCTTAAATCTGTTTGATCTGGCATGCTCATTAGCGCACTTATGCCGGCACAGCAGCTGTGCCCAACTACCAGTATATTTTCAACCTATAAAAATTTCTTGCACATATCAATGACTCTAATCGATAGACAGACCAGTTTGAAGGAGTAACTTAAGAACAGTTCTCTTTCTGCCACCAGGAAGAACACAAAAAAAACATGTCGAGAAAGCCAGGAGGCATGAAAATTGCAAAGGTTTCT
This genomic window contains:
- the LOC108192996 gene encoding protein PELPK1-like — translated: MASSYFSTYYSLTLLLLLVVTLTSMCSTEVEARRLSETTLPELPKPELPSLPKVELPKPELPSLPKVELPKPELPQLPKMELPPLPHVPTLPKPELPTFTKPELPQVPELPHLPVVPELPKPMLPTLPKDMHIPTIPFPHSNTP